A part of Candidatus Eisenbacteria bacterium genomic DNA contains:
- a CDS encoding pitrilysin family protein, producing MRTNSLAGKLFLHFLCLFLIIPSLSLAPDTSSAAPVTKKVLPNGLTVLLSEVHSAPIVTSMIWYEAGSKDEDFGKTGIAHFLEHMMFKGTSKYGKGQIDLTTLKNGGINNAFTWTDYTAYFFEFSSDRWLDALEIEADRMNGCLFVSEEFESEKKVVIEERKIGEDTPEEALSEELDAIAFKAHGYHHPTLGWMSDLETVTRDDMISFYSRFYTPRNAVLVIVGDFDTKEALKKIEELFGGKETGPAVRRAATVEPRQVGERRVVLEMSANVPRVSVAHHAVEAGNRDNFPLILSQKLLAQGRSSRLYQKLVEELRVATSVDVQRYDFKDPCLFVVNCELKPDASPAFAESVIVSELVRLSDEEVGADELLKAKRLAESEFIMESESTWGEAVRLGAFETILSHTYLDTYLDNIYRVTPNDIKAAAAKYFVRKNRIVGWLMPEPETSSNPRGEESFREAFGSLERTNRPQSGFELYGHGAGLLRLPPSVCEKSAVSKHEVVPSAKDAAHPKSTSLFKAPKPTKKVLPNGLTLITYRKATTPSVSIGAYVKVGSRNDPEGKAGLASLAGRMLKEGTKKRTSFKIAEDIESVGGNISSDASVSFSSVSASLLSKDFDLGISLVSDLVRNPAFQDESVEKEKNKVLAEIRASDDNPRLVARRSFNEIVYGTHPLSHPVEGYKSTVSSITADDLRKFHRSYYLPQNTFLIVVGDVDGSLVEKKVREYFGTWEKEKFLPPSIPLAVRQQEKRTKFVKMEKEQINVYLGHLGITRDNPDYYALQAMDVILGFGGLFTSRIISNLRDTQGLAYSVYSDITRSSGIDPGVFVAYIGTSPGNKDKALDGFLGEIRRIRDEPVKEEELENAKKYLTGNYVFDFETNDQLATYFFKSSFYGLGDDYISRYPGLIRSVTVGDVQRVARKYLDPDNYSLAVVGRVDESGNIIIEEK from the coding sequence ATGCGAACCAACTCATTGGCAGGCAAGCTGTTTCTGCATTTTCTGTGTCTTTTTCTCATTATCCCAAGCCTTTCACTCGCTCCGGACACATCGTCCGCAGCTCCTGTAACCAAGAAGGTCTTGCCGAACGGCCTGACGGTTCTTCTCAGCGAGGTCCATTCCGCCCCAATTGTAACCTCCATGATCTGGTATGAGGCCGGTTCAAAGGACGAAGACTTCGGGAAGACAGGTATCGCCCATTTCCTTGAACACATGATGTTCAAAGGAACTTCCAAGTACGGAAAAGGTCAGATAGATCTCACGACGCTCAAGAACGGGGGAATCAACAACGCCTTTACCTGGACAGATTACACTGCGTATTTCTTCGAATTCTCGTCAGATAGATGGTTGGATGCCCTTGAGATTGAAGCTGACAGGATGAATGGATGTCTTTTCGTTTCCGAGGAGTTCGAGTCTGAGAAAAAGGTTGTCATAGAAGAGAGGAAAATCGGAGAGGACACTCCTGAGGAGGCTCTTTCCGAGGAGCTTGACGCCATAGCGTTTAAGGCCCACGGCTATCATCATCCGACGCTCGGCTGGATGTCCGACCTCGAGACAGTTACTAGAGATGACATGATTTCTTTCTACAGCAGGTTCTACACCCCTCGAAATGCAGTGCTGGTTATCGTGGGCGACTTTGATACAAAGGAAGCCCTTAAGAAAATCGAGGAGCTGTTCGGAGGCAAGGAGACGGGTCCGGCTGTCCGGAGGGCGGCGACTGTCGAACCCCGCCAGGTTGGTGAAAGAAGAGTAGTTCTCGAGATGAGTGCCAACGTGCCGCGGGTCTCCGTGGCCCACCATGCAGTTGAGGCGGGGAATAGGGACAACTTCCCGCTCATTCTCAGCCAGAAGCTTCTGGCCCAGGGAAGAAGCTCAAGACTTTATCAGAAACTTGTTGAAGAGCTTCGCGTGGCAACATCGGTCGATGTGCAGAGATACGACTTCAAGGATCCCTGCCTATTCGTCGTGAATTGCGAGCTCAAGCCCGATGCTTCCCCGGCTTTCGCGGAATCAGTGATTGTGAGCGAACTGGTTCGGCTTTCGGATGAAGAGGTCGGCGCGGATGAGCTTCTCAAGGCGAAGAGGCTGGCAGAGTCCGAATTCATCATGGAGTCGGAATCGACCTGGGGTGAGGCGGTGAGGCTCGGAGCGTTTGAGACTATCTTGAGCCACACGTACCTCGACACCTATCTCGACAACATCTATCGAGTGACTCCAAATGACATAAAGGCCGCGGCTGCAAAGTACTTCGTCAGGAAAAACAGGATCGTTGGCTGGCTCATGCCGGAACCTGAGACTTCTTCCAATCCTCGGGGAGAAGAATCATTCAGGGAAGCTTTTGGCTCTCTCGAGAGAACAAACCGTCCGCAATCTGGATTCGAGTTGTATGGGCATGGTGCCGGCTTGCTCAGACTTCCTCCGTCCGTTTGCGAGAAGTCCGCCGTATCAAAGCACGAAGTAGTGCCGTCAGCCAAGGATGCCGCGCATCCAAAGAGCACAAGCCTTTTCAAGGCGCCAAAACCTACAAAGAAAGTGCTGCCCAACGGACTCACGCTTATCACGTACAGAAAGGCGACAACCCCTTCTGTTTCAATAGGTGCATATGTTAAGGTCGGCTCCAGGAACGATCCCGAGGGCAAAGCAGGACTTGCATCGCTGGCCGGCAGGATGCTCAAGGAAGGAACAAAGAAGAGAACTTCCTTCAAGATAGCAGAGGATATCGAATCTGTCGGGGGAAACATATCATCGGATGCATCGGTTTCTTTCAGCTCGGTCTCGGCTTCGCTTCTCTCAAAGGATTTTGACCTGGGCATCTCTCTGGTTTCCGATCTCGTCAGGAATCCTGCTTTCCAGGATGAATCCGTTGAGAAAGAGAAGAACAAGGTTCTTGCGGAAATCAGGGCCTCAGACGACAACCCGCGCCTGGTTGCGAGAAGGAGCTTCAATGAAATCGTCTATGGGACTCACCCGCTGAGCCATCCAGTGGAGGGTTACAAATCCACAGTGAGTTCTATCACGGCGGATGACCTGAGGAAGTTTCACAGGAGCTACTATCTGCCGCAGAATACGTTTCTCATTGTTGTCGGAGATGTCGATGGCTCTCTGGTGGAAAAGAAAGTCAGGGAGTATTTCGGTACGTGGGAGAAAGAGAAGTTCCTCCCTCCATCCATACCGCTTGCGGTGAGACAACAGGAGAAGAGAACAAAATTCGTGAAGATGGAGAAGGAACAAATAAACGTCTATCTTGGGCATCTTGGCATAACCCGCGACAACCCGGATTATTACGCTCTTCAAGCCATGGACGTGATTCTTGGGTTCGGCGGACTTTTCACGTCGAGGATAATCTCCAACCTGCGGGACACACAGGGACTCGCTTACTCCGTGTACAGCGATATAACCCGTTCGAGCGGAATCGACCCTGGCGTTTTCGTTGCATACATCGGAACGTCCCCCGGGAACAAGGATAAGGCCCTTGACGGCTTCCTTGGCGAGATCAGGAGAATAAGGGACGAACCTGTAAAAGAGGAAGAGCTCGAGAATGCCAAGAAGTACCTTACGGGAAACTATGTTTTCGATTTTGAGACCAACGATCAGCTTGCCACCTACTTTTTCAAATCGTCGTTCTACGGCCTGGGGGATGACTACATATCCAGGTATCCTGGTCTCATAAGGAGTGTTACCGTCGGTGACGTTCAGAGGGTCGCCAGAAAATATCTGGATCCCGACAACTACTCGCTTGCCGTGGTCGGAAGGGTCGACGAGAGCGGTAATATCATAATCGAGGAGAAATGA
- the purN gene encoding phosphoribosylglycinamide formyltransferase: MAQEKALLKCGVLASGRGTNLEAILKAQKRGVLGAEVAVVLSDVQTAGALEKAKEYGIPSFFVSPGTQKARLPAETEMEYTRILKSFDVGLVLLAGFMRILGKTFLENFRNRILNIHPSLLPSFRGLEAQRQALEYGVKYAGCTVHFVDEGVDSGPIILQAVVPVYDNDTAHSLSERILAEEHRIYPEAVRLFAQGRLEVSGRRVVVRPEE; the protein is encoded by the coding sequence ATGGCGCAAGAAAAAGCGTTGCTGAAGTGCGGGGTGCTTGCCTCGGGGAGAGGAACAAACCTTGAGGCCATCCTGAAAGCTCAGAAAAGAGGAGTGCTTGGTGCGGAAGTTGCAGTTGTCCTCAGCGATGTCCAAACTGCAGGAGCTCTTGAGAAGGCCAAGGAGTATGGGATTCCGTCATTCTTCGTGAGCCCTGGGACTCAGAAGGCGAGGCTCCCGGCCGAGACTGAGATGGAGTACACGCGGATATTGAAGTCCTTCGACGTGGGCCTTGTCTTGCTTGCGGGATTCATGAGAATCCTCGGAAAAACGTTTCTGGAGAACTTCCGGAATCGAATCCTAAACATTCATCCATCGCTGCTTCCTTCCTTCAGAGGCCTTGAGGCGCAGAGACAGGCGCTTGAGTACGGTGTCAAGTATGCCGGGTGCACAGTTCACTTTGTTGATGAAGGCGTTGACTCGGGCCCAATCATATTGCAGGCAGTTGTGCCTGTTTACGACAACGACACGGCTCATTCTCTTTCCGAGAGAATTCTGGCTGAGGAGCATAGAATCTATCCGGAGGCCGTGAGGCTCTTCGCTCAAGGCAGACTCGAAGTCTCAGGCAGAAGGGTCGTTGTCCGGCCGGAAGAATAG
- the purH gene encoding bifunctional phosphoribosylaminoimidazolecarboxamide formyltransferase/IMP cyclohydrolase encodes MKPRRALLSVSNREGLDELGRGLSRSGVEVFATRGTAGFLKKAGISCFTLEEELELPELLHGRIKTLREKLLAGVLVRDNVSGEEEELSGIGGISFQIVVCNFYPFSDQVKKGETGPEDAVEMVDIGGVALVRAAAKNWEHVAVLSRPSLYGSFISELDRTGEISRATRLGLASIAFRDVKEYDNDISSYFSQFAMAGEAGENDSLPQELLLRLKKEKELRYGENPDRDGAFYSTGREEFSLSSLTQVSGEGLSYTNLLDVTSLSRILRVFSEPASCVIKHGNPCGVGEGRNLSEAFSLAIQSDPVSSFGSVIGFNREIDEDAANLINAAGFIEAIVAPSFSETVVGALSKKSKRRRLLLLPWLGDPGYYEEFEFKQCPGGMLVQTKPKLLGTETLQVVTERKPSKEEMDSLLFAWKIVEYVQSNAVVIAKGKGTVGIGAGQMNRLYSISIALRTAGERAEGAAIASDGFFPMVDNVEECARGKVSSIIQPGGSIRDREVIDSCNRLGISMVFTGRRCFKH; translated from the coding sequence GTGAAACCCAGGAGAGCGCTCCTATCTGTTTCGAACAGAGAAGGGCTTGACGAGCTCGGAAGAGGGCTTTCGAGAAGCGGGGTGGAGGTCTTTGCAACACGCGGCACTGCCGGCTTCCTGAAAAAGGCCGGTATATCGTGCTTTACTCTTGAAGAGGAACTTGAACTTCCAGAGCTTCTTCACGGGAGGATAAAGACTCTCAGGGAGAAGCTTCTTGCCGGTGTACTTGTCAGAGACAACGTTTCCGGCGAAGAAGAGGAGCTTAGCGGAATCGGTGGAATTTCATTTCAGATAGTTGTCTGTAACTTCTATCCATTCTCGGATCAAGTGAAGAAAGGTGAAACTGGACCGGAAGACGCTGTTGAGATGGTTGACATAGGCGGTGTCGCTCTTGTGAGGGCTGCCGCGAAGAACTGGGAGCATGTGGCGGTACTCTCGAGGCCTTCACTCTACGGGAGCTTCATATCGGAACTCGACAGGACCGGCGAAATCTCAAGGGCAACGAGACTCGGGCTTGCTTCAATAGCTTTCAGGGACGTCAAAGAATACGACAATGACATAAGCTCATACTTCTCTCAATTTGCGATGGCGGGTGAGGCAGGTGAGAATGACAGCCTGCCTCAGGAGCTTCTGCTGCGGCTCAAGAAGGAGAAGGAACTGAGGTATGGTGAGAATCCCGACAGGGATGGAGCTTTCTATTCAACTGGCAGGGAGGAGTTTTCTCTCTCCTCTTTGACCCAGGTTTCGGGAGAAGGGCTTTCCTACACCAATCTGCTTGACGTGACCTCGCTCTCCAGGATTCTCAGGGTTTTCAGTGAGCCTGCGTCCTGCGTTATCAAGCACGGAAATCCGTGCGGAGTAGGAGAGGGAAGAAACTTATCAGAGGCCTTCTCCCTGGCCATCCAGTCAGACCCGGTTTCTTCCTTTGGTTCCGTCATTGGGTTCAACAGGGAAATCGATGAAGATGCGGCAAATCTCATTAACGCTGCAGGCTTCATCGAGGCAATCGTTGCGCCCTCTTTTTCTGAGACTGTTGTTGGTGCCCTGTCAAAGAAAAGCAAGAGGAGGAGACTTCTCCTTCTCCCATGGCTGGGGGATCCTGGCTATTATGAAGAATTCGAATTCAAACAGTGCCCCGGAGGGATGCTCGTCCAGACCAAGCCGAAACTTCTGGGGACGGAGACACTTCAAGTTGTGACCGAAAGGAAGCCGTCGAAGGAAGAGATGGATTCACTTCTCTTCGCGTGGAAAATAGTGGAGTATGTTCAGTCGAACGCGGTAGTAATAGCAAAGGGCAAAGGCACTGTTGGAATAGGGGCAGGACAAATGAACCGGCTCTATTCCATATCGATCGCACTCAGGACCGCAGGTGAAAGAGCCGAAGGGGCTGCGATTGCTTCAGACGGTTTTTTCCCTATGGTCGACAACGTCGAAGAATGTGCCAGAGGAAAGGTCTCTTCAATAATCCAGCCCGGCGGATCGATCAGGGACAGGGAAGTGATCGATTCATGCAACAGGCTCGGTATCTCCATGGTTTTCACGGGCAGAAGATGCTTCAAGCACTGA
- the fbp gene encoding fructose-1,6-bisphosphate aldolase/phosphatase gives MKFGKVTLSVIKADVGGYVGHSSMHPALMDCGKECLIEAKSKGLVIDSCVLACGDDLELVMTHSKGVESDEIHSLAWDVFVKATEVAKKLKLYGAGQDLLSDAFSGTVKGMGPGVAEMEFVERKSEPVIIFMADKTSPGAWNLPLFRMFADAFTTAGLIIDPSMHGGFSFTVLDVIENKSIVLNAPEELYDLLVFLGASARFMVSYVHRKSDGEIAAAASTQRLSLIAGKYVGKDDPVMIARSQSGFPAVGEILEGFAFPHLVEGWMRGSHCGPLMPVSFTDATPTRFDGPPRVIAAGFQLNEGKLEGPVDMFRDPSFDLTREKAMEVADYMRRHGPFEPHRLPLSEMEYTTLPQIMKKLEGRFVQGKKS, from the coding sequence ATGAAGTTCGGCAAAGTCACTCTGAGTGTCATAAAGGCCGATGTCGGAGGCTATGTCGGCCATTCCAGCATGCATCCTGCGCTGATGGACTGCGGAAAGGAGTGTCTGATTGAGGCGAAATCAAAAGGCCTTGTCATTGATTCCTGTGTCCTTGCATGTGGAGACGATCTCGAACTTGTAATGACTCACTCAAAAGGTGTGGAATCTGACGAGATACATTCCCTCGCATGGGATGTTTTCGTGAAAGCGACTGAAGTGGCAAAAAAACTCAAGCTTTACGGAGCCGGACAGGACCTCCTCTCGGATGCTTTCAGCGGAACGGTAAAGGGCATGGGACCTGGCGTCGCAGAGATGGAATTCGTCGAAAGGAAGAGTGAGCCGGTAATCATCTTCATGGCGGACAAGACATCTCCCGGAGCGTGGAACCTTCCACTTTTCAGAATGTTCGCTGACGCGTTCACTACGGCGGGGCTTATCATAGACCCATCGATGCACGGGGGATTCTCGTTCACAGTTCTCGATGTGATTGAAAACAAGTCAATCGTGCTGAACGCACCCGAAGAACTCTATGATCTCCTTGTTTTCCTGGGAGCGTCAGCCAGGTTCATGGTCAGCTACGTGCACAGGAAATCGGACGGCGAGATAGCAGCGGCCGCTTCCACGCAGAGACTAAGTCTCATCGCAGGCAAATACGTTGGCAAGGATGACCCTGTAATGATAGCCAGGTCGCAGAGCGGCTTTCCGGCAGTTGGCGAGATACTCGAGGGATTCGCCTTCCCGCACCTTGTTGAGGGGTGGATGAGAGGCTCCCACTGTGGTCCTCTCATGCCCGTTTCATTCACGGACGCGACTCCAACGAGATTCGACGGCCCCCCGAGAGTCATAGCCGCCGGATTCCAGCTCAACGAAGGGAAGCTTGAAGGTCCGGTTGACATGTTCAGAGACCCGAGCTTTGACCTGACCAGGGAAAAGGCTATGGAAGTGGCTGATTATATGAGGAGGCACGGTCCTTTTGAGCCGCACAGGCTCCCTCTTTCCGAGATGGAGTACACGACTCTTCCTCAGATAATGAAGAAGTTGGAGGGAAGGTTCGTCCAGGGAAAGAAATCCTGA
- a CDS encoding phosphoribosylaminoimidazolesuccinocarboxamide synthase, which yields MNEKDILTELSLIHASPWIKGKVREVYDLGERLLIVATDRISAYDCVLPTPIPGKGKILTQISIFWFEILSHVVRNHFITSSLDSLPGEMIEHKMLLEGRSMIVKKARRIDIECVVRGYVSGSAWREYLETGCIGGRKAKSGLKECEKLDEPLFTPTTKSTTGHDEPRSMEVLRRDFGAELVEELRRRSIKLYSEAHEIAMKKGIIVADTKFEFGMVGENLTLIDEALTPDSSRFWPLQGYCPGSPQRSLDKQIVRNYLDSIGWRREPPPPVLPREIVEKTRLGYEDMLTRLTGRKGI from the coding sequence ATGAATGAAAAGGATATTCTGACGGAGCTCTCGCTAATACATGCCTCGCCCTGGATAAAGGGGAAGGTGAGGGAAGTCTATGACCTTGGCGAGAGACTTCTGATAGTGGCGACGGACAGGATTTCTGCATATGATTGCGTGCTTCCGACTCCCATCCCAGGCAAGGGAAAGATCCTGACTCAGATCTCGATTTTCTGGTTCGAGATACTGTCCCACGTTGTCCGGAATCACTTCATCACTTCTTCGCTCGACTCGCTTCCCGGCGAGATGATTGAGCACAAGATGCTTCTCGAGGGAAGGTCGATGATCGTGAAGAAAGCCAGGAGAATCGATATCGAATGTGTTGTCCGGGGATACGTTTCCGGTTCCGCCTGGAGAGAATATCTGGAGACAGGCTGCATCGGCGGAAGGAAAGCTAAATCGGGCCTCAAGGAATGCGAAAAGCTTGATGAGCCGCTTTTCACTCCGACAACGAAATCGACAACCGGGCATGATGAGCCGAGAAGCATGGAGGTGCTCCGCCGTGATTTCGGGGCAGAGCTGGTGGAAGAGCTGCGCAGAAGAAGCATCAAACTCTATTCGGAAGCGCATGAGATCGCCATGAAAAAGGGGATCATCGTTGCAGATACGAAGTTTGAGTTTGGAATGGTCGGAGAGAATCTCACTCTCATCGACGAAGCCCTCACGCCTGATTCATCGAGATTCTGGCCGCTTCAGGGGTACTGCCCCGGCAGCCCGCAGAGAAGTCTCGATAAGCAGATCGTGAGAAACTATTTGGATTCGATTGGCTGGAGAAGAGAACCTCCTCCTCCGGTCCTTCCACGGGAAATTGTAGAAAAGACCAGACTAGGCTACGAAGACATGCTGACCAGGCTCACCGGCAGAAAGGGAATCTAA
- a CDS encoding phospholipase D-like domain-containing protein, whose product MKTRLIILAFVLQALVLPGLVSAAAVDLSGWKVVQANSDQTYTIPNGTAIPGKGYVIVARNATQAQFETFWGVTLGPNVVFLNTGDATGVAPKINGDETFTLKNASLVVIDGPTVAMAPYGTAGQSIRRNNPGDPAGVEASWTRGPDRATGNPGSGAGTLSNAGVRINEFSDALGTGNFVYEFVELFNDDGTGTSGDGTGSAAISPRYRVVSSSGSEKVSIAGDGTYTLANVAVIVPTGWGFSRSLSDVAISGSGFASATPSVSGDTIKVTGAAVTASDSGHVTILNLTAPSSPATATFVVKTAVSGGTLTSIAGSPTVLVIGGLIPISNLHQNDSQGIPAAPYLKGTSWTVTGVVTVGSGTLGTYKTHIFIQDATGGIAFYSSDSTLVFVPGDSITLAGTVDQYRGLTELVPIMEMRTIHGSGFPGPAPLVLTCAQVATSFYPDYTEPNESRLVRVNRVTYDPVTHILTDSTGTTSLYIAAATGIPAPTGTFDVIGILSQYTGYNPPYTSGYEIIPRYPSDIIYPAGPMFTSVPVETLMTATSVTIKWDTDVASTSEVHYGLTQAYELGSVTDTAHVMHHMVTLYGLRSGTIYNSRSFSSSAQGTNSSGNLIFSSASAPTSTGAMNVYFTKSVDVSCASGEQAWGNVDIPARLILRINAASYSIDCCVYNLLLTNISDALVAAKNRGVKVRVIVEYDNSTSSQIQSLIANGIPVITDRYGSNSGSGAMHNKFYLFDARDTSSYADDMIWTGSWNASSTASYSNMENAMEIWDQALANAYTAEFNEMWGSSGDTPNPTNSRTGAAKSNNTPHRFMIAGQDVRCYFSPSDAVNSRLIETINTADYSVYFSILAFTRWDIQAALKAKWMSNPQIPVRGVFDSGQDCGGMYYVMRCALCGGLPPDECWDPVGDVLLDGESGTLHHKYLIVDGNCPDSKPWLETGSYNWSVSGTTANDENVVIIQSARVANLYLQEFKARYAAAGGTANPCEQCVIGAPVSTDRYKNPEGFSLSQNVPNPFNPVTTIEFNVAKKANVSLRIYDVSGRLVRVLVDKNLQPGVHKVNWDGRDGKGRRLPSGIYLYRLTAGKEELSKRMVFIR is encoded by the coding sequence GTGAAAACCAGACTTATTATCTTGGCTTTTGTGCTTCAAGCTTTGGTTCTTCCAGGTCTTGTCTCTGCTGCAGCGGTTGACCTCTCGGGCTGGAAGGTGGTTCAGGCGAACTCCGACCAGACCTACACGATTCCTAACGGTACAGCAATTCCGGGTAAAGGTTACGTGATTGTCGCAAGGAATGCGACTCAGGCTCAGTTCGAAACGTTCTGGGGCGTCACATTAGGACCGAATGTCGTTTTTCTAAACACCGGTGATGCAACTGGTGTTGCGCCAAAGATAAACGGCGATGAGACATTCACTCTGAAAAACGCGTCGCTTGTGGTTATTGATGGGCCGACCGTGGCGATGGCTCCGTACGGGACGGCCGGACAGTCAATCAGAAGAAACAATCCAGGAGACCCAGCCGGGGTCGAGGCAAGCTGGACACGGGGTCCTGATAGAGCGACCGGTAACCCTGGAAGTGGTGCCGGGACTCTCTCGAATGCCGGCGTAAGAATAAATGAGTTCTCCGACGCACTTGGGACGGGAAACTTTGTATACGAGTTTGTTGAGCTTTTCAATGACGACGGAACAGGTACCAGTGGCGATGGGACCGGCTCGGCAGCCATCTCTCCCAGGTACAGAGTAGTCTCCAGCTCCGGCTCCGAGAAGGTGAGCATAGCGGGGGACGGTACATATACGCTTGCGAATGTTGCTGTGATCGTTCCGACCGGATGGGGATTCTCGCGGTCGCTGAGCGATGTGGCAATCTCCGGTTCGGGATTCGCGTCCGCCACTCCATCGGTCTCCGGCGATACGATCAAAGTGACTGGGGCTGCGGTCACGGCGTCAGATAGCGGCCATGTGACAATTCTTAACCTCACAGCTCCTTCATCTCCGGCGACTGCTACCTTTGTCGTCAAGACAGCAGTGAGTGGTGGTACCTTGACTTCTATCGCCGGTTCTCCAACGGTGCTAGTAATCGGCGGTCTTATTCCGATTTCCAATCTTCATCAGAATGACTCTCAGGGGATTCCTGCAGCGCCATACCTGAAAGGGACAAGTTGGACAGTTACAGGCGTTGTGACAGTCGGTTCAGGAACACTCGGAACCTACAAGACACATATTTTCATTCAGGATGCAACTGGCGGAATCGCATTCTACTCATCAGATTCGACCCTTGTATTTGTTCCGGGTGATTCGATCACACTCGCCGGCACAGTGGATCAGTACAGGGGACTCACCGAGCTTGTTCCAATCATGGAAATGAGGACGATACATGGAAGTGGATTCCCGGGGCCTGCTCCGCTTGTTCTCACGTGTGCCCAGGTTGCCACTTCCTTCTACCCGGACTACACCGAGCCAAACGAGTCGCGGCTCGTAAGGGTGAACCGTGTGACATACGACCCGGTCACGCACATTCTTACCGACTCGACAGGGACAACCAGCCTGTACATTGCAGCAGCCACAGGGATTCCGGCACCGACCGGAACATTTGATGTGATCGGTATTCTGAGTCAGTATACCGGCTATAACCCTCCTTACACCAGTGGTTACGAAATAATACCGCGCTATCCGAGTGACATCATCTACCCGGCGGGTCCGATGTTCACTTCTGTACCAGTCGAGACCCTGATGACGGCAACGTCAGTCACAATCAAATGGGACACCGACGTGGCATCGACCAGCGAAGTTCACTATGGTTTGACACAGGCGTACGAGCTCGGTTCGGTCACTGATACTGCGCACGTCATGCACCATATGGTGACCCTCTATGGACTTCGTTCAGGCACAATCTATAACTCAAGGTCGTTCTCTTCGAGTGCGCAGGGAACAAACTCATCAGGAAATCTCATCTTCTCAAGCGCTTCGGCGCCCACCTCGACGGGGGCTATGAATGTTTACTTCACGAAGAGCGTCGATGTGAGCTGCGCATCCGGGGAGCAGGCGTGGGGAAATGTCGATATACCTGCCCGCCTGATCCTGAGAATCAACGCCGCATCGTACTCGATAGACTGCTGCGTCTATAACCTCCTTCTCACGAATATATCTGATGCTCTCGTCGCGGCGAAGAACCGCGGGGTGAAGGTTCGTGTCATAGTTGAGTACGACAACAGCACGTCGTCGCAAATACAAAGTCTCATAGCGAATGGAATCCCAGTCATAACTGACCGCTATGGAAGCAACTCCGGCAGCGGCGCGATGCACAACAAATTCTATCTTTTTGATGCACGCGATACGTCTTCTTATGCAGACGACATGATCTGGACAGGTTCCTGGAATGCTTCATCGACTGCGAGCTACAGCAACATGGAAAATGCAATGGAGATCTGGGACCAGGCGCTTGCCAATGCATACACTGCCGAGTTCAATGAGATGTGGGGATCTTCCGGAGATACACCGAACCCAACGAATTCACGTACCGGAGCGGCAAAGTCGAATAACACCCCCCACAGATTCATGATTGCCGGGCAGGACGTGAGGTGTTATTTCAGTCCAAGTGATGCCGTGAACAGCCGCCTGATTGAGACAATAAACACTGCGGACTACTCTGTTTACTTTTCGATACTCGCATTCACCCGCTGGGACATTCAGGCTGCCTTGAAAGCGAAGTGGATGAGTAATCCGCAAATCCCAGTTCGCGGTGTATTCGATTCCGGGCAGGACTGCGGAGGCATGTACTACGTTATGCGCTGTGCACTGTGCGGAGGACTGCCGCCTGATGAATGCTGGGATCCCGTTGGTGATGTATTGCTTGACGGTGAGTCAGGCACGCTCCATCACAAGTATCTCATAGTTGATGGAAACTGCCCGGACAGCAAGCCGTGGCTTGAGACCGGCTCGTACAACTGGTCCGTCTCAGGAACAACCGCCAATGACGAAAACGTCGTTATCATTCAGTCCGCAAGGGTTGCGAACCTTTATCTCCAGGAGTTCAAGGCAAGGTACGCGGCAGCAGGCGGAACTGCGAATCCGTGCGAACAGTGCGTCATAGGTGCCCCGGTGAGTACCGACAGATACAAGAATCCGGAGGGCTTCTCGCTTTCCCAGAACGTTCCAAATCCTTTCAACCCGGTGACTACGATTGAGTTCAACGTGGCAAAGAAGGCAAATGTCTCGCTGAGGATTTATGATGTCTCCGGCAGACTGGTCAGGGTGCTCGTGGACAAGAACCTGCAGCCCGGCGTTCACAAGGTTAACTGGGATGGAAGAGACGGCAAGGGCAGACGTCTACCGAGCGGAATCTATCTCTACAGGCTCACAGCAGGGAAGGAAGAGCTTTCGAAAAGAATGGTCTTCATAAGATAG